In a genomic window of Cryptococcus deuterogattii R265 chromosome 12, complete sequence:
- a CDS encoding uncharacterized protein (genome sequence mistake), producing the protein MADLSQHANYTAAYSGLLDNFYLTVAIAGACFLGHEISVHIPRQRGRDGPRQRLAVRAYNALARQWNRRKNPGASLQPRRRKGSWRLSSEGLVAGDKPVDPERERLGSREGWEFGYIFQPKAWAVNASRPLPKWPLAWIGTALKFREQDMPAKCGLDLTLHARFLRGCFFYTLLQTLIVMPILMPLHIFYSPTDIASTSMLRASVSSLVQSSGSRWLWVHALLIWWVSITWTCTVLWITWGGLAYRRREIKALAIKVQKERANKRVASGGEEGMDGMALPEDYEGIKRFRTVMVLNIPPDMRDENILQDYFDYYIEKHHQRKQDPSKRKPLTKRFKHAIPIGQNPSYAVDVEPAENSSVEDVVLVRKLGVLINLRSRREEVLKKLEIAHTELAKRVLADVAKYYKRPKALYSIKDPAKAARMSILVEKLGRFTELKSPHGDQTVWDALHSVPRECLDPYQALTHSKPLSILHNHNPPLIDYLTTKLSYLTHLLTESLSKPLESYSTASTAFVTFRDAKTARLVLKILDSHPKRSLACKTVPAPDWTDLLWPRLGKSVYRSEFVRGWVVYLGVWAFTLAWIFPVSLLCALASLTNIAGFIKPLQTFLSNNPKAASALTSLAPVILVALLTLAICPILLVIANKAEMIITRLGVHNSVLERFWKFLMVNGVVFFAIGQSAIEAYLTAFQSKNFDPLPIVASAFPTAAPYFASYILLQVAIQPCFEVFRFGLATIVYVFGTRRSVIPRQRRSRTEYPTFSHFSQLPQQLLAGAIMHLFMLLNPLVIAFTLVFYGACYVVWKRQFIYVYGRLYEVNGRRSCIRIQRYSMDALALAQFVLFAFFILNEAKGHAIATGVLFILTLITKIIITRALKKRFNKLDYEEADILCPPVSATATTVKQGKGEGDNTAIHYSSDSSDEEDERLDDEEPTGQGGKCKTKTIRRNFDSWTRSWGRHNRPISFRKFIPFDHTIFSSLDCRIQFDPTLPQRPR; encoded by the exons ATGGCAGACTTGAGCCAGCACGCAAACTATACCGCTGCGTACTCGGGCCTGTTGGACAACTTTTACCTCACAGTCGCGATCGCGGGTGCTTGCTTCCTGGGCCATGAGATTTCAGTCCACATTCCGCGCCAGAGGGGTAGAGATGGGCCTCGACAGCGTCTAGCGGTGAGAGCCTACAATGCGTTAGCTAGGCAATGGAACAGACGAAAGAACCCGGGGGCTTCGCTTCAGCCGAGACGGCGTAAAGGGAGCTGGAGACTGAGTAGCGAGGGGTTGGTCGCTGGTGATAAGCCGGTGGATCCAGAGAGGGAACGGTTAGGCTCACGCGAGGGCTGGGAATTTGGGTA cATCTTCCAACCTAAAGCATGGGCAGT AAACGCCTCTCGCCCACTACCGAAATGGCCTCTTGCCTGGATAGGCACTGCGTTGAAATTCAGAGAACAAGACATGCCTGCAAAGTGCGGCCTCGATCTCACTCTGCATGCACGTTTCCTCCGTGGCTGCT TCTTCtacactcttctccaaacaCTCATCGTCATGCCTATCCTCATGCCTCTCCATATATTTTACTCCCCCACGGACATTGCATCGACTTCCATGCTCCGCGCTTCCGTCTCATCTCTCGTCCAGTCTTCCGGCTCCAGATGGCTCTGGGTCCACGCCCTGCTGATATGGTGGGTATCAATCACATGGACATGCACCGTCCTCTGGATCACATGGGGTGGACTGGCTTACCGGCGCCGCGAAATCAAAGCTTTAGCTATAAAAGTCCAAAAGGAGCGAGCGAATAAGCGTGTTGCGtctggaggagaagaaggtatggATGGGATGGCCCTCCCTGAAGATTACGAGGGAATCAAACGATTTCGAACAGTGATGGTTCTCAATATCCCGCCGGATATGCGAGACGAAAATATCCTTCAAGATTATTTCGACTACTACATCGAAAAGCATCATCAAAGGAAACAGGACCCGTCAAAACGTAAACCCTTGACCAAGAGGTTTAAACATGCGATCCCTATCGGCCAAAACCCATCGTACGCTGTCGATGTTGAACCAGCAGAAAATTCAAGtgtggaagatgtcgtCTTGGTGCGCAAACTTGGTGTTTTAATCAATCTTCGTTCAAGGCGGGAAGAGGTTTTAAAAAAGCTAGAAATTGCGCATACGGAATTGGCGAAACGTGTCCTTGCAGATGTGGCCAAGTATTATAAACGGCCAAAAGCTCTTTATTCCATCAAAGATCCAGCCAAGGCTGCGCGCATGTCTATCCTAGTCGAAAAGCTTGGTCGATTTACTGAACTAAAATCTCCACATGGCGATCAAACTGTTTGGGAT GCCCTGCATTCTGTTCCTCGAGAATGTCTCGACCCATACCAAGCCTTGACTCACTCCAAACCCTTATCCATCTTACACAACCACAACCCCCCGCTGATCGACTACCTCACCACTAAACTCTCCTATCTCACCCACCTCCTCACGGAATCCCTCTCCAAACCGCTCGAATCATACTCTACCGCCTCTACCGCCTTTGTCACTTTTCGTGACGCCAAAACAGCAAGGTTGGTACTAAAAATCCTGGATAGTCATCCAAAAAGGAGTTTGGCGTGTAAGACCGTTCCAGCACCTGATTGGACGGATTTGCTGTGGCCAAGGTTGGGGAAAAGTGTTTATCGGTCAGAGTTTGTCAGGGGTTGGGTAGTTTATCTCGGTGTTTGGGCATTCACCCTTGCTTGG ATATTCCCCGTTTCCCTCTTATGCGCCCTCGCATCCCTCACAAACATTGCAGGCTTCATAAAACCCCTGCAAACATTCCTCTCCAACAACCCCAAAGCCGCTTCCGCCCTCACCTCCCTCGCCCCCGTCATCTTGGTCGCATTGCTCACACTGGCGATATGCCCGATTTTGTTGGTGATTGCCAACAAGGCGGAGATGATTATCACGAGGTTGGGCGTGCATAATAGTGTTTTGGAGAGGTTTTGGAAGTTTT TGATGGTGAACGGTGTCGTCTTTTTCGCT ATTGGACAATCAGCTATCGAAGCGTACCTTACAGCATTCCAATCAAAGAATTTCGATCCCCTTCCGATTGTCGCTTCCGCCTTT CCAACGGCCGCACCGTATTTCGCATCGTACATTCTACTTCAAGTCGCCATCCAGCCATGTTTTGAGGTATTCCGCTTCGGG CTGGCTACGATTGTATACGTCTTTGGGACACGTCGATCCGTCATCCCTCGTCAACGACGATCTAGAACTGAATA TCCGACATTCAGCCATTTCAGCCAGTTACCTCAACAGC TACTGGCAGGAGCGATTATGCATCTCTTCATGCTTTTAAACCCGCTCGTCATAGCCTTTA CGCTGGTTTTCTATGGGGCATGCTATG TGGTATGGAAACGGCAGTTCATCTACGTATATGGAAGACTCTATGAAGTCAATGGTCGTCGATCATGTATTAGGATCCAGCGATACAGTATGGATGCCTTGGCCT TGGCTCAATTTGTTCTCTTTGCGTTCTTTATTCTAA ACGAGGCAAAGGGACATGCTATTGCGACTGGAGTCCTCTTCATATTGACTTTGATTACCAAGATCAT AATCACCCGTGCGCTCAAGAAGCGATTTAACAA ATTGGATTACGAGGAAGCCGACATTCTCTGTCCGCCAGTAAGCGCTACAGCCACCACAGTCAAGCAAGGCAAAGGCGAAGGCGACAATACCGCCATCCATTATTCTTCAGACTCGtctgacgaagaagatgagcgtctggacgatgaagagccGACAGGGCAGGGAGGCAAGTGCAAGACCAAGACGATCCGACGCAACTTTGATAGCTGGACAAGGAGCTGGGGAAGGCACAATAGACCCATATCCTTCCGAAAATTTATCCCATTTGATCATACCATCTTCAGCTCGCTCGACTGCAGGATTCAGTTCGATCCAACCCTACCACAGAGACCCCGCTAG